In one window of Bombus fervidus isolate BK054 chromosome 4, iyBomFerv1, whole genome shotgun sequence DNA:
- the Yip1d1 gene encoding yip1 domain-containing 1: MSGYTGQENYWGQSPQSHYNFDSAGFDQPNQQFEFQTYNDQQAGDYAYAQKGYPVLDPVQSTFAGGSAGFVDEEEEPPLLEELGIDPDRILQKTLAVLNPFHRKAQIDDANYLLQDSDLAGPVAFCLMLAGFLLLAGSKAHFGYVYGLAVTSCILMYILQSLMSSSSNITLSSVASVLGYCLLPVVVLAGLSVFTTLRGPIGLFLAMFAVAWSTLSASRLLTTMSGEENQRLLIAYPCALLYGVFTLMIIF; this comes from the exons ATGTCTGGTTATACTGGACAAGAAAATTATTGGGGACAATCTCCTCAAAGCCACTATAACTTTGATTCCGCTGGCTTTGATCAACCTAACCAACAATTCGAATTTCAAACATATAATGATCAACAAGCTGGTGATTATGCATACGCGCAAAAAGGTTATCCTGTTCTCGATCCTGTTCAAAGTACATTTGCTGGTG GATCAGCTGGATTTgtagacgaagaagaagaaccaCCTCTGTTAGAAGAATTGGGCATCGATCCTGatagaatattacaaaaaacaTTAGCTGTATTAAATCCATTTCATAGAAAAGCGCAAATAGACGATGCGAACTATTTACTTCAGGATTCAGATTTAGCTGGACCGGTAGCATTTTGTTTAATGCTCGCCGGGTTTCTCTTATTAGCTGGTTCAAAAGCACATTTCGGTTATGTTTACGGTTTAGCTGTAACATCGTGCATTTTGATGTATATCCTGCAATCGTTAATGAGCAGTTCTAGTAATATCACATTGTCTTCTGTGGCATCTGTGTTAGGTTATTGCTTATTACCTGTAGTAGTCCTTGCTGGTCTAAGTGTTTTTACAACTTTGCGAGGCCCGATCGGCTTATTTCTTGCCATGTTTGCAGTTGCTTGGTCAACTTTATCTGCATCTAGGCTCCTTACAACTATGTCAGGAGAAGAAAATCAACGACTTCTTATTGCATATCCTTGTGCTCTCCTTTATGGTGTTTTTACATTGATGATAATATTTTag